In the genome of Magnolia sinica isolate HGM2019 chromosome 2, MsV1, whole genome shotgun sequence, one region contains:
- the LOC131236493 gene encoding purine permease 3-like — protein sequence MALNIESVEDGVPTTDGHNNLPTETHKRTTNWWLVMMNCALTAVGTIGGPLLLRLYYLHGGSRKWITSWLQTAGFPILIIPLSVLYKRSQARGMSFIAEPKLLASSAVLGLLIGVGNFMYSHGLSVLPVSTSSLLFATQLVFTAFFAFIIVRQRFTPYSINAVVLMTLGSVLLGIRKSGDRPPGVSNAEYMVGFVVTLGAAGLLGFVLPCIELTYAKASKAINYAVVMQFQLGVMVFATLFCTIGMVVNKDFPAIPREANQYELGQAKYYVVLVSGAIVFQMVFLGSMGLIFCTSSLFAGVVTATLLPVTEIAAVIVFSEKFTGEKGMALALCLWGFTSYFYGDYRMNKKQKEAEAESK from the exons ATGGCATTGAACATAGAGAGTGTGGAAGATGGGGTCCCAACAACGGACGGCCATAACAATCTTCCAACCGAAACCCATAAACGCACTACCAACTGGTGGCTCGTTATGATGAACTGTGCTTTGACGGCGGTGGGGACCATAGGCGGTCCACTCCTCCTAAGGCTCTACTATCTTCATGGAGGGAGTAGGAAATGGATCACCAGCTGGTTGCAGACCGCCGGTTTTCCGATCCTTATCATCCCTCTCTCAGTCCTCTATAAACGCAGCCAAGCCCGTGGGATGTCGTTCATCGCAGAGCCCAAGCTCCTGGCGTCGAGTGCGGTTCTGGGCCTCCTCATCGGTGTCGGTAACTTCATGTACTCACACGGTCTATCCGTCCTTCCCGTCTCCACCTCATCCCTACTCTTCGCTACTCAGCTCGTTTTCACTGCGTTCTTCGCGTTCATCATCGTGCGGCAGAGATTTACCCCTTATTCCATCAACGCTGTGGTGTTGATGACGCTGGGATCTGTCCTTCTTGGTATTCGCAAGAGCGGTGATCGGCCGCCTGGTGTTTCGAATGCTGAGTACATGGTGGGGTTTGTCGTCACCCTTGGGGCTGCAGGGTTGCTTGGGTTCGTGCTTCCTTGCATCGAGCTTACTTATGCTAAGGCCAGCAAAGCCATTAACTATGCGGTGGTGATGCAGTTTCAGTTGGGAGTGATGGTTTTCGCCACCCTCTTCTGCACCATTGGGATGGTGGTAAACAAGGATTTCCCG GCTATTCCAAGAGAGGCGAACCAGTATGAGCTTGGGCAGGCCAAGTACTACGTAGTGCTTGTTTCGGGTGCGATAGTTTTCCAGATGGTGTTCTTAGGATCGATGGGCCTCATCTTCTGCACCTCATCTCTCTTTGCTGGTGTTGTTACTGCTACATTGCTTCCTGTAACGGAGATCGCTGCAGTCATCGTCTTCAGTGAGAAGTTCACAGGAGAGAAAGGCATGGCCTTGGCTCTTTGCCTATGGGGCTTCACCTCTTACTTCTATGGAGACTACAGGATGAACAAGAAGCAGAAGGAAGCTGAAGCTGAATCGAAGTAA